One window of the Ciona intestinalis unplaced genomic scaffold, KH HT001084.1, whole genome shotgun sequence genome contains the following:
- the LOC100180007 gene encoding uncharacterized protein LOC100180007, with the protein MDEPMTPQIFDRLTSCDPGLAWELCRNYVGYQLLGHEAVTVPFLDEAYHFVPFGVVVKKSKKSSHMGGSGKSSYAIIGSLANVTAPQVDKAPFNQRPEKVNDYNFNPKFVYRISGMKDGVKKAIKIKISGSECYDVSLSMELGRLVLDKRLPSLDGVKKLFVIFEVFYAQSVSVSVTIGEHIPGHKYMDTNNRKFTHDRRMPIGFNAQKFPLMSNGCVGFVEKSSLEGLRDGRWKR; encoded by the exons ATGGACGAACCAATGACGCCCCAAATATTCGATAGGCTGACGTCATGCGATCCTGGGTTGGCATGGGAACTGTGCAG GAACTATGTAGGTTACCAGTTATTGGGCCACGAAGCGGTTACCGTTCCATTCCTAGACGAAGCTTATCACTTTGTACCGTTCGGTGTGGTTGttaagaaaagtaaaaaatcg tcacACATGGGAGGCTCAGGAAAATCTTCTTACGCGATAATCGGTTCCTTGGCTAATGTTACAGCGCCACAAGTGGACAAAGCTCCTTTTAATCAAAGACCGGAAAAAGTCAACGATTACAACTTTAACCCaaa GTTCGTATATCGGATATCAGGAATGAAGGACGGAGTGAAAAAGGCGATTAAGATCAAAATAAGCGGCAGTGAATGTTATGACGTGTCACTAAGTATGGAGTTGGGAAGGTTGGTTTTGGACAAAAGATTACCGTCGCTAGATGGCGTGAAAAAGCTTTTCGTGATTTTTGAAGTTTTCTACGCGCAGTCAGTCAGCGTTAGTGTTACTATAG GAGAGCACATACCAGGGCACAAGTATATGGATACAAACAACAGAAAGTTCACACACGACAGACGAATGCCCATCGGATTTAACGCACAGAAGTTTCCATTGATGTCAAACGGTTGTGTGGGGTTTGTGGAAAAGTCGTCGTTAGAGGGCCTCAGAGATGGCAGGTGGAAACGGTGA